The Apis mellifera strain DH4 linkage group LG8, Amel_HAv3.1, whole genome shotgun sequence genome contains a region encoding:
- the LOC726572 gene encoding leucine-rich repeat-containing protein 15 isoform X1: protein MYCRAQICIYYLLWIVTLSLKFTLEQETTTAKNWDCSAECICLSPKQVLCNTGGLKDIPTQQLPQTIEELSLTKNNFPIIKGDAFAGLKLLRKLTMDGNNISTIRPFAFRGLNKLRELSIQHTPLPFIEKFSFATLQNVSVLLLANNKIRYIEGYSFAGTSNIRVILLSNNPLLRIQSHAFSGVTNIVRLIFPSGIRTIEPDAFDGLQHVGLLKLTYMDLSSLQSYTFRGLSYVHSLNIQESDLGIVEKDAFTGLAHVDRLNILNNKIDLIEKLFLRYENSIEMLRFHGNHVLEAPHHAKDINLEVSSISAIDNHFPCDCQAHNVLESDFVNGTITEFQKKNYCISPIEYNGKPMNFVDFGLIAKCHDNVVQDNLGSGVVGIFTLPITLFLILLFSMNFFQ, encoded by the exons ATGTATTGCAGAGCGCAG atctgCATTTATTACCTGCTGTGGATAGTGACGTtgagtttaaaatttactttagaaCAAGAAACTACTACCGCAAAAAATTGGGATTGCTCTGCAGAATGTATTTGTCTTTCTCCGAAAcag GTTCTCTGCAATACAGGTGGGCTAAAAGATATTCCCACCCAACAGTTACCTCAAACAATAGAGGAACTTTCCTTAACAAAgaacaattttccaataataaaaggaGATGCATTTGCTGGCTTAAAACTATTACGGAAACTAACGATGGATGGTAATAATATATCGACAATACGTCCGTTCGCATTTCGaggtttaaataaattgcgcGAACTTTCTATTCAGCACACACCTTTACCattcatcgaaaaattttcgttcgcaACTTTACAAAACGTATCAGTATTATTATtggcaaataataaaatacgatatatCGAGGGTTATTCATTTGCCGGTACATCCAACATTCGTGTAATACTATTGAGCAATAACCCATTACTCAGAATCCAGAGTCATGCATTTTCAGGTGTAACAAATATAGTTCGCTTAATATTTCCGTCAGGAATAAGAACTATTGAACCAGATGCATTCGATGGCTTACAACATGTTggacttttaaaattaacttatatGGACTTGTCTTCCCTGCAATCTTATACATTCCGTGGCTTATCCTATGTGCACTCATTGAATATTCAGGAAAGTGACTTGGGCATCGTTGAGAAGGACGCCTTCACTGGACTTGCTCATGTTGATAgactgaatatattaaataacaaaatcgatctaatcgaaaaattgtttctacgATATGAAAATAGTATAGAAATGTTGAGATTTCATGGAAATCATGTTTTAGAGGCACCTCATCATGCCAAAGACATTAATTTAGAAGTGAGCTCTATTAGCGCTATCGATAACCATTTTCCTTGTGACTGTCAGGCTCACAATGTATTAGAAAGCGATTTTGTCAATGGAACTATTACCGAGTttcagaaaaagaattattgtatttctcCAATTGAATACAATGGAAAACCAATGAACTTTGTAGATTTTGGCCTAATTGCCAAATGTCACGATAATGTCGTCCAAGATAATCTGGGTTCTGGAGTTGTTGGAATTTTTACACTGCCAATCACTTTGTTTctcattcttttattctccATGAATTTCTTTCAGTAG
- the LOC726572 gene encoding reticulon-4 receptor-like 2 isoform X3, protein MYCRAQICIYYLLWIVTLSLKFTLEQETTTAKNWDCSAECICLSPKQVLCNTGGLKDIPTQQLPQTIEELSLTKNNFPIIKGDAFAGLKLLRKLTMDGVTNIVRLIFPSGIRTIEPDAFDGLQHVGLLKLTYMDLSSLQSYTFRGLSYVHSLNIQESDLGIVEKDAFTGLAHVDRLNILNNKIDLIEKLFLRYENSIEMLRFHGNHVLEAPHHAKDINLEVSSISAIDNHFPCDCQAHNVLESDFVNGTITEFQKKNYCISPIEYNGKPMNFVDFGLIAKCHDNVVQDNLGSGVVGIFTLPITLFLILLFSMNFFQ, encoded by the exons ATGTATTGCAGAGCGCAG atctgCATTTATTACCTGCTGTGGATAGTGACGTtgagtttaaaatttactttagaaCAAGAAACTACTACCGCAAAAAATTGGGATTGCTCTGCAGAATGTATTTGTCTTTCTCCGAAAcag GTTCTCTGCAATACAGGTGGGCTAAAAGATATTCCCACCCAACAGTTACCTCAAACAATAGAGGAACTTTCCTTAACAAAgaacaattttccaataataaaaggaGATGCATTTGCTGGCTTAAAACTATTACGGAAACTAACGATGGATG GTGTAACAAATATAGTTCGCTTAATATTTCCGTCAGGAATAAGAACTATTGAACCAGATGCATTCGATGGCTTACAACATGTTggacttttaaaattaacttatatGGACTTGTCTTCCCTGCAATCTTATACATTCCGTGGCTTATCCTATGTGCACTCATTGAATATTCAGGAAAGTGACTTGGGCATCGTTGAGAAGGACGCCTTCACTGGACTTGCTCATGTTGATAgactgaatatattaaataacaaaatcgatctaatcgaaaaattgtttctacgATATGAAAATAGTATAGAAATGTTGAGATTTCATGGAAATCATGTTTTAGAGGCACCTCATCATGCCAAAGACATTAATTTAGAAGTGAGCTCTATTAGCGCTATCGATAACCATTTTCCTTGTGACTGTCAGGCTCACAATGTATTAGAAAGCGATTTTGTCAATGGAACTATTACCGAGTttcagaaaaagaattattgtatttctcCAATTGAATACAATGGAAAACCAATGAACTTTGTAGATTTTGGCCTAATTGCCAAATGTCACGATAATGTCGTCCAAGATAATCTGGGTTCTGGAGTTGTTGGAATTTTTACACTGCCAATCACTTTGTTTctcattcttttattctccATGAATTTCTTTCAGTAG
- the LOC726572 gene encoding chondroadherin isoform X2, producing MYCRAQICIYYLLWIVTLSLKFTLEQETTTAKNWDCSAECICLSPKQVLCNTGGLKDIPTQQLPQTIEELSLTKNNFPIIKGDAFAGLKLLRKLTMDGNNISTIRPFAFRGLNKLRELSIQHTPLPFIEKFSFATLQNVSVLLLANNKIRYIEGYSFAGVTNIVRLIFPSGIRTIEPDAFDGLQHVGLLKLTYMDLSSLQSYTFRGLSYVHSLNIQESDLGIVEKDAFTGLAHVDRLNILNNKIDLIEKLFLRYENSIEMLRFHGNHVLEAPHHAKDINLEVSSISAIDNHFPCDCQAHNVLESDFVNGTITEFQKKNYCISPIEYNGKPMNFVDFGLIAKCHDNVVQDNLGSGVVGIFTLPITLFLILLFSMNFFQ from the exons ATGTATTGCAGAGCGCAG atctgCATTTATTACCTGCTGTGGATAGTGACGTtgagtttaaaatttactttagaaCAAGAAACTACTACCGCAAAAAATTGGGATTGCTCTGCAGAATGTATTTGTCTTTCTCCGAAAcag GTTCTCTGCAATACAGGTGGGCTAAAAGATATTCCCACCCAACAGTTACCTCAAACAATAGAGGAACTTTCCTTAACAAAgaacaattttccaataataaaaggaGATGCATTTGCTGGCTTAAAACTATTACGGAAACTAACGATGGATGGTAATAATATATCGACAATACGTCCGTTCGCATTTCGaggtttaaataaattgcgcGAACTTTCTATTCAGCACACACCTTTACCattcatcgaaaaattttcgttcgcaACTTTACAAAACGTATCAGTATTATTATtggcaaataataaaatacgatatatCGAGGGTTATTCATTTGCCG GTGTAACAAATATAGTTCGCTTAATATTTCCGTCAGGAATAAGAACTATTGAACCAGATGCATTCGATGGCTTACAACATGTTggacttttaaaattaacttatatGGACTTGTCTTCCCTGCAATCTTATACATTCCGTGGCTTATCCTATGTGCACTCATTGAATATTCAGGAAAGTGACTTGGGCATCGTTGAGAAGGACGCCTTCACTGGACTTGCTCATGTTGATAgactgaatatattaaataacaaaatcgatctaatcgaaaaattgtttctacgATATGAAAATAGTATAGAAATGTTGAGATTTCATGGAAATCATGTTTTAGAGGCACCTCATCATGCCAAAGACATTAATTTAGAAGTGAGCTCTATTAGCGCTATCGATAACCATTTTCCTTGTGACTGTCAGGCTCACAATGTATTAGAAAGCGATTTTGTCAATGGAACTATTACCGAGTttcagaaaaagaattattgtatttctcCAATTGAATACAATGGAAAACCAATGAACTTTGTAGATTTTGGCCTAATTGCCAAATGTCACGATAATGTCGTCCAAGATAATCTGGGTTCTGGAGTTGTTGGAATTTTTACACTGCCAATCACTTTGTTTctcattcttttattctccATGAATTTCTTTCAGTAG
- the LOC410107 gene encoding broad-complex core protein isoforms 1/2/3/4/5 isoform X1 yields MASTSQQYCLRWNNHRSNLLTMFDKLLQNEAFTDVTLAVDEGASVKCHKMVLAACSSYFQTLFIDLPCKHPIVVLKDVKYSDIKAILEYMYRGEVNVAQEQLAGLLKVAEVLKVKGLVEENNSQSHQEEVETSMSPPPAISTSTTSSAAHSSGHISPPHSTGTTYNIYGKSPIDRNSRLALPMWPLSRFPITHSSSSHQTTSHQHSPILTGSYDNGFETSPLKRKKLLNILMNRDTPILRTVLGQGHADSSQGIPLLHPDSQETQFRINSNGSSNENDRRSNVDIVHGESAHSPYTDVSIMDEDDKQSSPQSYAPDVKPEMINYVPVQKPEWKRYKQYTRNDIMSAIEAVRSGMSALQAARKYGVPSRTLYDKVKKLGITTSRPFKRGSNGSGACFPYGIGGNSNGNIYSGALSENENENSSVIEDAGPILDTCKSRDSPVDLKILDTTRCTSSPSVHSVKEQSNEYQVEDLSVSRKTDIRVIVPPTSVIKSEENMVSNFCSHD; encoded by the exons ATGGCGAGTACTTCACAACAATATTGTCTGCGCTGGAACAATCATCGctctaatttattaacaatgttTGATAAGTTATTGCAAAACGAGGCATTTACTGACGTGACTTTGGCAGTTGATGAAGGTGCATCTGTTAAATGCCACAAAATGGTTTTAGCGGCATGTTCCTCTTATTTTCAAActctatttattgatttaccATGCAAGCATCCAATTGTAGTATTAAAAGACGTGAAATACTCTGATATTAAAGCTATCTTAGAATATATGTATCGAGGTGAAGTAAATGTGGCTCAAGAACAATTAGCTGGTTTATTAAAAGTCGCAGAAGTATTAAAAGTGAAGGGATTGGTTGAAGAAAATAACTCTCAAAGTCATCAAGAAGAAGTGGAAACATCTATGTCTCCTCCGCCAGCCATAAGTACCAGTACAACCAGTAGTGCAGCTCATAGTAGTGGACATATATCTCCACCGCATTCTACAGGGACCACGTATAATATTTACGGCAAATCACCAATTGATCGAAATAGCCGGTTAGCGCTACCAATGTGGCCTTTATCAAGATTTCCTATTACTCATTCCAGTTCGAGCCACCAGACAACATCACATCAACACTCCCCCATCTTAACCGGATCTTATGACAATGGTTTTGAAACTTCCCCATTGAAACGCAAGAAActcttgaatatattaatgaatagaGACACACCGATTCTTAGAACGGTTCTCGGTCAAGGTCATGCAGATAGTTCACAGGGGATTCCTCTCTTACATCCAGATAGTCAAGAAACTCAATTTAGAATTAACAGTAACGGTTCatcaaatgaaaatgatagaCGCAGTAATGTAGATATAGTTCATGGAGAATCTGCACATAGTCCTTATACCGATGTTTCTATAATGGATGAAGATGATAAGCAATCATCGCCACAATCATATGCTCCGGATGTTAAACCAG aaatgATCAACTATGTACCAGTTCAAAAGCCAGAATGGAAacgatataaacaatatacaaGAAATGATATCATGTCTGCGATTGAGGCAGTACGCTCGGGAATGAGTGCTTTGCAAGCAGCACGTAAGTATGGAGTACCCTCTCGAACTCTCTAtgataaagtgaaaaaattagGGATTACAACGTCACGGCCATTTAAGCGTGGCTCAAATGGTAGTGGCGCTTGTTTCCCTTATGGAATCGGTGGTAATTCAAATGGCAATATCTACAGCGGCGCACTTTCAgaaaacgaaaatgaaaatagtagCGTGATAGAGGATGCTGGGCCTATTCTTGATACATGTAAATCAAGAGATAGTCCTGTGGATCTAAAGATTCTAGATACTACTCGTTGTACATCTAGCCCCTCAGTACATTCCGTGAAAGAACAAAGTAACGAATATCAGGTTGAAGATCTTTCTGTAAGTCGTAAGACAGATATTCGTGTGATAGTCCCGCCAACATCAGTAATTAAAAGCGAAGAAAATATGGTTTCCAATTTTTGCAGTCACGATTAa
- the LOC410107 gene encoding broad-complex core protein isoforms 1/2/3/4/5 isoform X2 produces the protein MASTSQQYCLRWNNHRSNLLTMFDKLLQNEAFTDVTLAVDEGASVKCHKMVLAACSSYFQTLFIDLPCKHPIVVLKDVKYSDIKAILEYMYRGEVNVAQEQLAGLLKVAEVLKVKGLVEENNSQSHQEEVETSMSPPPAISTSTTSSAAHSSGHISPPHSTGTTYNIYGKSPIDRNSRLALPMWPLSRFPITHSSSSHQTTSHQHSPILTGSYDNGFETSPLKRKKLLNILMNRDTPILRTVLGQGHADSSQGIPLLHPDSQETQFRINSNGSSNENDRRSNVDIVHGESAHSPYTDVSIMDEDDKQSSPQSYAPDVKPEMINYVPVQKPEWKRYKQYTRNDIMSAIEAVRSGMSALQAAQNENENSSVIEDAGPILDTCKSRDSPVDLKILDTTRCTSSPSVHSVKEQSNEYQVEDLSVSRKTDIRVIVPPTSVIKSEENMVSNFCSHD, from the exons ATGGCGAGTACTTCACAACAATATTGTCTGCGCTGGAACAATCATCGctctaatttattaacaatgttTGATAAGTTATTGCAAAACGAGGCATTTACTGACGTGACTTTGGCAGTTGATGAAGGTGCATCTGTTAAATGCCACAAAATGGTTTTAGCGGCATGTTCCTCTTATTTTCAAActctatttattgatttaccATGCAAGCATCCAATTGTAGTATTAAAAGACGTGAAATACTCTGATATTAAAGCTATCTTAGAATATATGTATCGAGGTGAAGTAAATGTGGCTCAAGAACAATTAGCTGGTTTATTAAAAGTCGCAGAAGTATTAAAAGTGAAGGGATTGGTTGAAGAAAATAACTCTCAAAGTCATCAAGAAGAAGTGGAAACATCTATGTCTCCTCCGCCAGCCATAAGTACCAGTACAACCAGTAGTGCAGCTCATAGTAGTGGACATATATCTCCACCGCATTCTACAGGGACCACGTATAATATTTACGGCAAATCACCAATTGATCGAAATAGCCGGTTAGCGCTACCAATGTGGCCTTTATCAAGATTTCCTATTACTCATTCCAGTTCGAGCCACCAGACAACATCACATCAACACTCCCCCATCTTAACCGGATCTTATGACAATGGTTTTGAAACTTCCCCATTGAAACGCAAGAAActcttgaatatattaatgaatagaGACACACCGATTCTTAGAACGGTTCTCGGTCAAGGTCATGCAGATAGTTCACAGGGGATTCCTCTCTTACATCCAGATAGTCAAGAAACTCAATTTAGAATTAACAGTAACGGTTCatcaaatgaaaatgatagaCGCAGTAATGTAGATATAGTTCATGGAGAATCTGCACATAGTCCTTATACCGATGTTTCTATAATGGATGAAGATGATAAGCAATCATCGCCACAATCATATGCTCCGGATGTTAAACCAG aaatgATCAACTATGTACCAGTTCAAAAGCCAGAATGGAAacgatataaacaatatacaaGAAATGATATCATGTCTGCGATTGAGGCAGTACGCTCGGGAATGAGTGCTTTGCAAGCAGCAC aaaacgaaaatgaaaatagtagCGTGATAGAGGATGCTGGGCCTATTCTTGATACATGTAAATCAAGAGATAGTCCTGTGGATCTAAAGATTCTAGATACTACTCGTTGTACATCTAGCCCCTCAGTACATTCCGTGAAAGAACAAAGTAACGAATATCAGGTTGAAGATCTTTCTGTAAGTCGTAAGACAGATATTCGTGTGATAGTCCCGCCAACATCAGTAATTAAAAGCGAAGAAAATATGGTTTCCAATTTTTGCAGTCACGATTAa